A window from Pseudomonas sp. Tri1 encodes these proteins:
- a CDS encoding hybrid sensor histidine kinase/response regulator: MRWLRIAIGLTVTLLTLLCMLPAQAAPGSGWAVLLDEQGDLTLSDIRSARYTNQFSPIDLDRLKAAEPGGALWLRFRLAPDKHEQILRIFAPDLSRLNLYVLDGDAVVDQQISGDTLPRTELPVPTSDFMLALPRSDKPLDVYLRLASRHELRPYVTLQPAVLAAANQNQTLIYGLLFGCIAMLILHNLTRYAYTRSRSCLWLAACEGLLMLSLVLLLNLAGPWLPDWPAIQTPGAYLALLFTAPCGLMFAYRFFAPLGPHPLNRLLLGDIVLVMLCSLLLLFVNTLPLNIMTYALVALAGLSMLFVSAWHWQKGYRPARLFVAAMVVFNLGTLIILPALQGLTEVPPQGLIVTLLVFICISGLLMSVALGERQRSINESRFSISRDLAASNAEINAKAEFLAKISHEIRTPMNGVLGMTELLLGTPLSVKQRDYVQTIHSAGNELLTLINEILDISRLESGQIELDDVQFDLNALIEDCLSIFRAKAEQQNVELISFIQPQVPRVISGDPTRLRQALLSLLENALKKTDEGEVLIVVALDERSNQPRLRIAVQDSGSPMDAEERDTLMHAELHSKNFLSATRLGGNLGLVIARQLIILMHGEFGIKSGSSQGSTLWLTLPLDPDRLEHPTSDLDSPLQGARVLIVDDNDTCRKVLVQQCSAWGLNVSAVPSGKEALALLRTKAHLRDYFDVVLLDQNMPGMTGMQLAAKIKEDPSLNHDILLIMLTGISNAPSKIVARNSGVKRILAKPVAGYTLKTTLADELNQRNKGQAPNMPANAGPVIPVKVPSDFRILVAEDNSISTKVIRGMLGKLNLQPDTASNGEEALKAMKEQRYDLVLMDCEMPILDGFSATQQLRAWEMGNQRTRTPVVALTAHILAEHKERARQAGMDGHMAKPVELSQLRELIEHWVAQRDQQNRSAAHTS, from the coding sequence GTGCGCTGGCTCAGGATTGCCATAGGCTTAACCGTCACCCTGCTGACGCTGCTCTGCATGCTCCCGGCACAGGCCGCGCCAGGCAGTGGCTGGGCGGTATTGCTCGACGAACAGGGCGACCTGACGCTCAGCGACATCCGCTCTGCCCGCTACACCAATCAATTCAGCCCCATCGACCTGGACCGGCTCAAAGCAGCCGAACCTGGCGGGGCACTGTGGTTGCGTTTTCGGCTGGCACCCGACAAGCATGAACAAATCCTGCGCATCTTCGCACCCGACCTGTCTCGCCTGAATCTCTATGTGCTGGACGGTGATGCCGTGGTTGACCAACAAATCAGCGGCGATACCCTGCCACGCACCGAACTCCCCGTGCCCACCAGCGATTTCATGCTGGCGCTGCCGCGTAGCGATAAACCGCTGGACGTCTACCTGCGACTGGCATCGCGACACGAACTGCGCCCCTACGTCACCCTGCAACCGGCGGTACTGGCGGCGGCCAATCAGAACCAGACGCTGATCTATGGCTTGCTGTTCGGCTGCATCGCCATGCTGATCCTGCACAACCTCACCCGCTACGCCTATACCCGTTCACGCAGTTGCTTGTGGCTGGCGGCCTGTGAAGGTCTGCTGATGCTGAGCCTGGTACTGCTGCTGAATCTGGCGGGGCCGTGGTTACCTGACTGGCCTGCGATCCAGACACCCGGGGCCTACCTGGCGCTGCTGTTCACCGCGCCCTGTGGCTTGATGTTCGCCTACCGTTTTTTCGCGCCCTTGGGGCCGCATCCGTTGAACCGGCTGCTGCTGGGGGACATTGTGCTGGTCATGCTGTGCAGCCTGTTGCTGTTGTTCGTCAACACCTTGCCGCTCAATATCATGACCTATGCACTGGTGGCCCTGGCCGGCCTGAGCATGTTGTTCGTCAGTGCCTGGCACTGGCAAAAGGGTTACCGCCCGGCCCGGCTGTTCGTCGCGGCGATGGTGGTTTTCAACCTCGGCACACTGATCATCCTGCCGGCCCTGCAAGGTCTCACGGAAGTCCCGCCACAGGGCCTGATCGTCACCTTGCTGGTATTCATCTGCATCAGCGGCCTGCTGATGAGCGTTGCCCTGGGTGAACGCCAGCGCTCCATCAACGAGAGCCGTTTCAGCATCAGCCGCGACCTGGCGGCGAGCAATGCAGAAATCAATGCCAAGGCCGAATTCCTGGCCAAGATCAGCCACGAAATCCGTACCCCGATGAACGGCGTACTGGGCATGACCGAGCTGCTGCTGGGCACGCCGCTGTCGGTCAAGCAGCGTGACTACGTGCAGACGATCCACAGCGCCGGCAATGAGCTGCTGACCCTGATCAACGAGATCCTCGACATTTCCCGACTCGAATCCGGGCAGATCGAACTGGACGATGTGCAGTTCGACCTCAATGCCCTGATCGAGGATTGCCTGAGCATCTTCCGCGCCAAGGCGGAGCAGCAAAATGTCGAGTTGATCAGCTTCATCCAACCCCAGGTACCACGGGTCATCAGCGGCGACCCGACGCGGCTGCGCCAGGCGCTGCTGAGCCTGCTGGAAAACGCCTTGAAAAAAACCGACGAAGGCGAGGTGTTGATCGTCGTGGCCCTCGACGAGCGCAGCAATCAGCCGCGCCTGCGCATTGCCGTACAGGACAGCGGATCGCCGATGGACGCCGAAGAGCGCGACACGCTGATGCATGCCGAGCTGCACAGCAAGAACTTCCTCTCGGCCACGCGCCTGGGCGGTAACCTGGGCCTGGTCATTGCCCGCCAGCTGATCATCCTGATGCACGGGGAATTCGGCATCAAAAGCGGCAGCAGCCAGGGCAGCACCTTATGGCTGACCTTGCCACTGGACCCGGACCGCCTCGAACATCCGACCTCCGACCTCGACAGCCCGCTGCAAGGGGCACGCGTGCTGATCGTCGACGACAACGACACCTGTCGCAAGGTATTGGTGCAGCAGTGCAGTGCCTGGGGCCTGAATGTCAGTGCGGTGCCGTCGGGCAAGGAAGCCCTGGCGCTGCTGCGCACCAAGGCGCACCTGCGGGACTATTTCGACGTGGTGTTGCTGGACCAGAACATGCCCGGCATGACCGGCATGCAACTGGCGGCCAAGATCAAGGAAGACCCGAGCCTGAACCACGACATCCTGTTGATCATGCTCACCGGCATCAGCAACGCGCCGAGCAAGATCGTTGCACGCAACAGCGGGGTCAAGCGCATCCTTGCCAAACCAGTGGCCGGCTATACCCTCAAGACCACCCTGGCGGACGAACTGAACCAACGCAACAAGGGCCAGGCGCCGAACATGCCAGCGAACGCTGGGCCGGTCATCCCGGTGAAAGTGCCCAGCGATTTCCGCATCCTGGTGGCCGAGGACAACAGCATTTCCACCAAGGTCATCCGCGGCATGCTCGGCAAGCTCAACCTGCAACCCGACACCGCCAGCAATGGCGAAGAAGCCCTCAAGGCCATGAAGGAGCAGCGCTACGATCTGGTCTTGATGGACTGCGAGATGCCGATCCTCGACGGCTTTTCCGCCACCCAGCAATTGCGCGCCTGGGAGATGGGCAACCAGCGGACCCGCACCCCCGTAGTGGCGCTCACCGCGCACATCCTGGCCGAACACAAGGAGCGCGCCCGTCAGGCCGGGATGGACGGGCACATGGCCAAGCCGGTGGAGCTGTCGCAATTGCGCGAGCTGATCGAGCACTGGGTGGCCCAGCGTGATCAGCAGAACAGGTCGGCGGCGCACACATCCTAG